In Solanum pennellii chromosome 3, SPENNV200, a single window of DNA contains:
- the LOC107012204 gene encoding protein ABHD18, with amino-acid sequence MVTVNIGMLHYVLDHVYGAFVHRTKLSPPFFSRGWGGSKLDLLEKMIKQLFPQQNWPPTLVQPVWKTVWESQTATLREGFFKTPCDHELLTALPPESHIARVAFLAPKYTPSHKTACVVHLAGTGDHTFERRLRLGGPLLKENIATMVLESPFYGKRRPLLQRGSKLLCVSDLLLLGRATIEEARCLLHWLDCEAGFGKMGICGLSMGGVHAAMVGSLHPTPIATLPFLSPHSAVVAFCEGVLKHATAWEALRDDLSMHEASMTLDEVKERMRNVLSLTDVTRFPIPKDPSAVIFVAATDDGYIPRHSVLELEKAWPGSEVRWVRGGHVSSFLLHNGAFRRAIVDSLNRLQWKESPL; translated from the exons ATGGTGACAGTGAATATTGGAATGCTCCATTATGTATTGGATCATGTATATGGTGCGTTTGTTCACAGAACAAAACTAAGCCCACCTTTCTTTTCAAGAGGATGGGGAGGTTCAAAGCTTgatcttttagaaaaaatgattAAGCAATTGTTCCCTCAACAGAATTGGCCTCCCACATTGGTACAACCTGTTTGGAAAACTGTTTGGGAATCTCAAACTGCTACTCTTAGAGAAGGTTTTTTTAAGACTCCTTGCGATCACGAGCTGCTTACTGCATTGCCTCCAGAGTCTCACATTGCAAGGGTTGCTTTCCTCGCCCCCAAATATACCCCGTCTCATAAGACCGCCTGTGTCGTTCATCTTGCTG GTACGGGAGATCATACTTTTGAGCGAAGATTGCGTCTTGGTGGTCCATTACTGAAGGAAAATATAGCAACTATGGTGCTTGAGAG CCCTTTCTATGGAAAAAGACGTCCATTGCTGCAGCGTGGGTCAAAGCTGTTATGTGTTAGTGACCTTCTGCTATTAGGACGAGCCACCATTGAAGAGGCCCGTTGTCTTTTACATTGGTTGGACTGTGAAGCGGGTTTCGGGAAGATGGGTATATGTGGACTTAGCATGG GAGGAGTACATGCTGCTATGGTTGGTTCATTGCACCCAACACCTATTGCTACACTCCCTTTTCTCTCTCCACATTCCGCTGTTGTGGCATTCTGTGAAGGGGTACTAAAGCATGCCACTGCATGGGAAGCACTGAGAGATGATCTTTCCATGCATGAGGCTTCAATGACTCTTGACGAAGTGAAAGAACGGATGCGAAATGTGTTGTCTCTCACCGATGTTACACGGTTTCCAATCCCAAAAGATCCCAGTGCTGTAATATTTGTTGCCGCCACA GATGATGGCTATATTCCAAGGCACTCGGTGCTAGAACTTGAAAAAGCTTGGCCTGGCTCAGAAGTTAGATGGGTTAGAGGAGGGCATGTATCGTCCTTCCTTCTCCACAATGGTGCATTTCGCAGGGCGATAGTGGATAGTCTTAACAGGCTACAATGGAAGGAGTCACCTCTGTGA